Proteins co-encoded in one Thermochromatium tepidum ATCC 43061 genomic window:
- a CDS encoding methyl-accepting chemotaxis protein — protein MGLFDKPWLAFAISLAVALIAGAATWALNPWFIEVTQPENRLATAIGMGLGALFVLAAYYYLLRFAVRRMFRHEVAVAYSWAAARDSTLAILDKIGADQRALPRFAELMNGHLDAANQANEAGVLQILDALQQVRGQSESLLDTLRQQEARTGQVAEEQARRLEHNAFTLKELADYQARRTAQIAEDGQRIAEVLGQVKQLGGLTRIIREIAKQTNLLALNAAIEAARAGEAGRGFAVVADEVRKLSQQTESATQEIDHAIAAMTEHVEQNLSIIVSSARSDEETRQVQAIADDLGGMNSAFEEVGNYLARVVQESHGAMHAIHENILNALGQMQFQDVSRQQIEQVRFALDQLAEHARQVSSALEAHNADWPALEDKIEGLKAGYVMHTQHVTHGQVTGQAVQQDSRPAIELF, from the coding sequence ATGGGGCTCTTTGACAAGCCGTGGCTGGCGTTCGCCATATCGCTCGCGGTAGCGCTCATCGCCGGGGCGGCGACCTGGGCATTGAATCCCTGGTTCATCGAAGTCACCCAGCCAGAAAACCGGCTGGCCACGGCGATCGGGATGGGCCTGGGCGCGCTCTTCGTCCTGGCGGCGTATTACTACCTGCTGCGCTTCGCAGTGCGGCGGATGTTCCGGCACGAGGTGGCCGTGGCTTATTCCTGGGCCGCAGCGCGCGACAGTACCCTGGCCATCCTCGACAAAATCGGCGCCGACCAGCGCGCCCTGCCGCGCTTTGCCGAACTGATGAACGGCCACCTCGATGCCGCCAACCAGGCCAACGAAGCCGGCGTGTTGCAGATTCTCGACGCCTTGCAGCAGGTGCGCGGGCAAAGCGAGTCCCTGCTCGACACCCTGCGCCAGCAGGAGGCCAGGACAGGCCAGGTCGCCGAGGAACAGGCCCGGCGCCTCGAACACAATGCCTTTACCTTGAAAGAGCTCGCCGACTACCAGGCCAGGCGCACGGCGCAGATCGCCGAGGACGGGCAGCGCATCGCCGAGGTGCTCGGCCAGGTCAAGCAGCTCGGGGGACTCACCCGCATCATCCGCGAGATCGCCAAGCAGACCAACCTGCTGGCGCTCAATGCCGCCATCGAGGCGGCGCGCGCCGGCGAGGCGGGGCGGGGCTTTGCCGTTGTCGCCGATGAAGTGCGCAAGCTATCGCAGCAGACCGAAAGCGCTACCCAGGAGATCGACCATGCGATCGCCGCGATGACCGAGCACGTCGAACAAAACCTCTCGATCATCGTCTCGTCCGCGCGCTCGGACGAGGAGACCCGCCAGGTGCAGGCGATCGCCGACGATCTTGGAGGGATGAACAGCGCCTTCGAGGAGGTGGGGAATTATCTCGCCCGGGTCGTGCAGGAATCCCATGGCGCGATGCATGCGATCCACGAGAACATCTTGAATGCCCTGGGCCAGATGCAGTTCCAGGACGTCTCGCGCCAGCAGATCGAGCAGGTGCGTTTCGCCCTCGACCAGCTGGCCGAGCACGCCCGGCAGGTGAGCAGCGCGCTCGAGGCCCACAACGCCGACTGGCCGGCGCTGGAGGACAAGATCGAGGGACTGAAGGCCGGCTATGTGATGCACACCCAGCACGTCACCCACGGCCAGGTAACCGGCCAGGCGGTGCAGCAGGACAGCCGGCCGGCCATCGAGTTGTTCTGA
- a CDS encoding response regulator yields the protein MPKTIFVIDDSAVMTASVKQTLEMAGYKVETAKDGLEAFNRVKSGFKPDLIITDINMPNMNGLEFIKNARTILRFTPILALTTESQAAKRDEAKKLGATGWLVKPVAGPELIKVVKQVLPGA from the coding sequence ATGCCCAAGACGATCTTCGTCATCGACGATTCGGCGGTGATGACCGCCAGCGTCAAGCAAACGCTGGAAATGGCGGGCTACAAGGTGGAAACCGCCAAGGACGGCCTGGAAGCCTTCAACCGCGTGAAAAGCGGCTTCAAGCCGGATCTGATCATCACCGACATCAACATGCCGAACATGAACGGGCTGGAGTTCATCAAGAACGCCCGCACCATCCTGCGTTTCACGCCCATCCTGGCGCTCACTACTGAGAGCCAGGCCGCCAAGCGCGACGAGGCGAAAAAGCTCGGCGCCACCGGCTGGCTGGTGAAACCCGTCGCCGGGCCGGAACTGATCAAGGTCGTCAAACAGGTCTTGCCGGGGGCATGA
- a CDS encoding chemotaxis protein CheA encodes MNPLLEQFIQEARDFLQTIGEKLIQLEDAPDSVELVTELFRAVHTLKGNSGLFEFPEMTRVLHAGEDLMDAVRDGRVAYSQELADRLLEAMDFVSLLLDEIEAGGQTDPAHAAEAETLARSLRELVPAVAEDGEVAEEEDAPVCDPAAIPLPALAEIPEAARMSAFRAASGEATPFLIAYRPEEECFFKGEDPLFQARNLPGLVWGRPQANAPWPPLAEMDCYRSVLDYHLLAVAPRAEIDEYFRYTPDQVHIAPLPPFALVIPQGHPNGGPVYGDFVAEAIDLIDKNDLAGLEAAASTLLELSSPELWLSSALRWLLALIETCPQEREVLRRLVRSLETLTPPELADVAAEGATAGAALAAMGAAESAANAVIAPEGAPTTGPGYPVGAASAAMGAIEPATGVVIAPEGAPKKATPLTDDERARVMEILAVQAEILALPDGVKWLPGRLKACAATLSACLANLGESGEEVEERLAEALAADTSRPLAEWLAAFLDGFADTAPTEEMSAPQAAVQEAAKPAVPPAPTFETKAAPPGPSATAPAPAEDRRAPRAEPAEGEAKFGRRAEDAQAGKILKVDQAKVDRLMNLIGEMVVAKNGLPYLANRAENQYGVRELSREIKSHYAVINRIAEEMQDAIMQVRMMPLSFVFQRFPRLVRDISRKLGKEVELVLEGEDTEADKNIVEALADPLIHIVRNSLDHGIELPEVRRAAGKPAAGRLLIRATQESDRAVIEISDDGKGIDPAVIKRKAYEKGLIDEARLERITDQEAINLVFAPGFSTAETVSDLSGRGVGMDVVRSAIDKVGGTVELKSIVGRGTTVKLSLPLSMAVTNVMIIESDRQVFGVPMDQVVETVRVPHSAVRTVKQQKTTVLRERIVPLVALNDLLAIPAAPRLNTEDELAVLVVKVGSEQVGLLVDEFREVVDVILKPLPGELAKLAQYAGTALLGDGTVLMVLNPKELF; translated from the coding sequence ATGAATCCGCTGCTCGAACAGTTCATCCAGGAAGCGCGCGACTTTTTGCAAACCATCGGCGAAAAGCTGATTCAGCTTGAGGACGCGCCCGACAGCGTCGAGCTGGTGACGGAGCTCTTCCGCGCCGTGCATACGCTCAAAGGCAACAGTGGGCTGTTCGAGTTCCCGGAGATGACCCGCGTGCTGCACGCCGGCGAAGACCTGATGGATGCGGTGCGCGACGGGCGCGTCGCCTATTCGCAGGAGCTCGCTGATCGGCTCCTCGAAGCGATGGATTTCGTTTCCCTGTTGCTCGATGAAATCGAGGCAGGGGGACAGACCGACCCGGCGCATGCCGCCGAAGCAGAAACTCTGGCGCGTTCGTTGCGCGAACTGGTGCCCGCCGTGGCCGAAGATGGCGAGGTGGCGGAGGAGGAAGATGCGCCCGTGTGCGATCCGGCCGCCATTCCTTTGCCGGCGCTCGCAGAGATTCCCGAAGCGGCGCGTATGTCTGCTTTCCGCGCCGCCAGCGGCGAGGCCACGCCATTTTTGATCGCCTATCGCCCCGAAGAGGAATGCTTCTTCAAGGGCGAAGACCCGCTCTTCCAGGCGCGCAACCTGCCGGGGCTGGTTTGGGGACGCCCGCAGGCCAACGCCCCCTGGCCGCCTCTTGCGGAAATGGATTGCTACCGCTCCGTGCTCGACTACCATCTGCTCGCGGTCGCACCCAGGGCGGAGATCGACGAATACTTCCGCTATACGCCCGATCAGGTGCACATCGCGCCGCTGCCGCCCTTTGCGCTCGTCATCCCGCAGGGGCATCCCAATGGCGGGCCGGTGTATGGCGATTTCGTCGCGGAAGCGATCGATCTCATCGACAAAAACGATCTGGCGGGGCTGGAAGCTGCGGCGAGCACCCTGCTGGAGCTTTCCTCGCCTGAACTGTGGCTTTCCTCCGCGTTGCGTTGGCTGCTGGCGCTGATCGAAACTTGCCCACAGGAACGCGAAGTGCTGCGGCGGCTCGTTCGCTCGCTCGAAACCCTGACGCCACCGGAGCTGGCGGACGTTGCCGCCGAAGGGGCGACCGCAGGAGCGGCTTTAGCCGCGATGGGGGCGGCGGAATCGGCAGCGAACGCCGTCATCGCGCCTGAAGGCGCTCCTACGACGGGGCCGGGGTATCCCGTAGGAGCGGCTTCAGCCGCGATGGGGGCGATCGAACCGGCAACAGGCGTTGTTATCGCGCCTGAAGGCGCTCCTAAGAAAGCTACACCGCTGACCGACGACGAGCGCGCCCGTGTGATGGAGATTCTCGCCGTGCAGGCCGAGATTTTGGCGCTGCCCGATGGCGTCAAATGGCTGCCGGGGCGTCTCAAGGCCTGCGCCGCGACCCTCTCGGCTTGTCTGGCGAACCTGGGCGAATCGGGCGAGGAAGTCGAGGAGCGGCTTGCCGAAGCGCTCGCCGCCGACACTTCGCGCCCGCTCGCCGAGTGGCTGGCGGCCTTCCTCGACGGTTTTGCCGATACGGCGCCGACTGAAGAGATGTCGGCGCCGCAAGCTGCCGTGCAAGAGGCCGCAAAACCCGCCGTCCCGCCAGCGCCGACTTTTGAGACGAAGGCCGCACCCCCCGGACCTTCCGCTACCGCGCCGGCCCCAGCGGAGGATCGTCGCGCTCCGCGCGCCGAGCCCGCCGAGGGCGAGGCGAAATTCGGCCGCCGCGCCGAGGACGCCCAGGCCGGCAAGATTCTCAAGGTGGACCAGGCCAAGGTGGACCGGCTGATGAACCTGATCGGCGAAATGGTGGTGGCCAAGAACGGCCTGCCCTATCTCGCCAACCGCGCCGAGAACCAGTACGGCGTGCGCGAGCTTTCCCGCGAGATCAAGTCACACTACGCGGTGATCAACCGCATCGCCGAGGAGATGCAGGATGCCATCATGCAGGTGCGCATGATGCCGCTCTCCTTCGTGTTCCAGCGCTTTCCGCGCCTGGTGCGCGACATTTCCAGGAAGCTCGGCAAGGAAGTCGAACTGGTGCTTGAAGGCGAGGACACCGAGGCCGACAAGAACATCGTCGAGGCGCTGGCCGATCCGCTCATCCATATCGTCAGGAACAGCCTCGATCACGGCATCGAGCTGCCGGAGGTGCGCCGCGCCGCCGGCAAGCCCGCCGCCGGGCGTCTGCTGATCCGCGCCACCCAGGAATCCGACCGCGCCGTGATCGAGATCAGCGACGACGGCAAGGGTATCGACCCGGCGGTGATCAAACGCAAGGCGTACGAGAAGGGCCTCATCGATGAAGCGCGGCTCGAGCGTATCACCGACCAGGAAGCGATCAATCTCGTTTTCGCGCCCGGATTTTCGACGGCCGAGACCGTCTCCGACCTCTCCGGTCGCGGCGTCGGCATGGACGTGGTCAGAAGCGCGATCGACAAAGTGGGCGGCACGGTGGAGCTCAAAAGCATCGTTGGCCGTGGCACGACGGTGAAACTCTCCCTGCCGCTATCGATGGCGGTGACCAATGTCATGATCATCGAATCCGACCGTCAGGTGTTCGGTGTGCCGATGGATCAAGTCGTCGAGACCGTGCGCGTGCCACATTCAGCGGTGCGCACCGTCAAGCAGCAAAAGACCACGGTGCTGCGCGAGCGCATCGTTCCCCTGGTGGCCTTGAACGACCTACTCGCCATCCCCGCCGCGCCGCGCCTCAATACCGAGGACGAGCTGGCCGTGCTGGTCGTCAAGGTCGGCAGCGAGCAGGTGGGCCTCTTGGTGGACGAGTTCCGCGAGGTGGTGGATGTCATCCTGAAACCCCTGCCCGGCGAACTCGCCAAGCTCGCCCAGTATGCCGGCACGGCGCTTCTGGGCGACGGCACGGTGCTCATGGTCCTGAACCCCAAGGAGTTGTTCTGA
- a CDS encoding response regulator codes for MSPKRILVVDDAATVRMYHRSILTDAGYEVVEAINGIEALEKVLAAPAPFDLYLVDINMPKQDGYGFLRELRSQDMPQAPAVMISTEAQPQDKRRAWEAGANFYLIKPIKPDVLLAYVRLLLGQGGAA; via the coding sequence ATGAGCCCCAAACGCATCCTCGTCGTCGATGACGCCGCCACCGTGCGCATGTACCACCGTTCGATCCTCACCGATGCCGGTTACGAGGTGGTCGAGGCCATCAACGGCATCGAGGCGCTGGAAAAGGTGCTTGCCGCCCCCGCCCCCTTCGATCTTTATCTCGTCGATATCAACATGCCCAAGCAGGACGGCTATGGCTTCCTGCGCGAGCTGCGCAGCCAGGACATGCCGCAGGCGCCGGCGGTGATGATCTCCACCGAGGCGCAGCCACAGGACAAACGCCGCGCCTGGGAAGCCGGGGCGAATTTTTATCTCATCAAACCGATCAAGCCGGATGTGCTGCTCGCCTATGTCCGGCTGCTCTTGGGACAAGGAGGCGCGGCATGA
- a CDS encoding CheR family methyltransferase — protein sequence MADITISDEDFLKFREFFYRKTGILFEDSKRYFVDKRLVERIQATGHNNFRSYFTFMRFQASGEELQALTNAMTVNETYFFREEYQFKCLVDSMLPEIIKTKRPGSTIRIWSIPSSSGEEPYSIALYLTEYWPDIAHWDVELISSDIDTNILKKAREGRYSARSVQHLPAKLLQKHFRRLPDGDYQISDDFRQAVEFTRVNLNEPADTRPYRGFDVIFCRNLLIYFDDLSRRQAAEVFFDALNPGGFICLGHSESMSRISSVFKVRKFPDAIVYQKPEAR from the coding sequence TTGGCCGACATCACCATCAGCGACGAGGACTTCCTGAAGTTCCGGGAGTTTTTCTACCGCAAGACCGGCATCCTGTTCGAGGATTCCAAGCGGTACTTCGTGGACAAGCGCCTCGTCGAGCGCATCCAGGCCACCGGCCACAATAACTTTCGCAGCTACTTCACCTTCATGCGCTTTCAGGCGAGCGGCGAGGAACTGCAAGCCCTGACCAATGCGATGACGGTCAATGAGACCTACTTCTTTCGCGAGGAATACCAGTTCAAATGCCTGGTCGACTCGATGCTGCCGGAGATCATCAAGACCAAGCGGCCGGGGTCGACCATTCGCATCTGGTCGATCCCTTCCTCCTCCGGTGAAGAACCGTATTCCATCGCGCTGTATCTCACCGAATACTGGCCGGACATCGCACACTGGGATGTGGAGCTGATTTCCTCCGACATCGATACCAACATTCTCAAGAAAGCGCGCGAGGGCCGCTACTCGGCGCGCTCGGTGCAACACCTGCCGGCCAAGCTGCTGCAAAAGCATTTCCGACGCCTGCCCGATGGCGACTACCAGATTTCGGACGACTTCCGCCAGGCGGTGGAATTCACCCGCGTCAACCTGAATGAGCCGGCCGACACCCGGCCCTATCGCGGCTTCGACGTGATCTTCTGCCGCAACCTGTTGATCTATTTCGACGACCTGTCGCGCCGCCAGGCGGCCGAAGTCTTTTTCGACGCCCTGAATCCCGGCGGCTTCATCTGTCTTGGCCATTCCGAATCGATGAGCCGCATCAGCTCGGTGTTCAAGGTGCGCAAGTTCCCTGATGCCATCGTCTATCAGAAACCGGAGGCACGATGA
- a CDS encoding HEAT repeat domain-containing protein produces the protein MAIVKRKETQTVQTDERSRPRDLDGLVAELSDSNPQARRWAARDLAAFPDASAALAARLFKETDAAVREAILTSLTLIGNRTAVEGLVECLRSEDAGLRNEAIEAMKNLPEAVAPIMAGLLADPDPDVRIFAVNVLESLRHPDVEQWLIEVISEDEHVNVCATAVDLLGEVGSEAAVPALEALKTRFAGEPYIAFTADLALKRIRGG, from the coding sequence ATGGCCATCGTCAAACGCAAGGAAACGCAAACCGTTCAAACCGACGAGCGCAGCCGCCCGCGCGATCTGGACGGTCTCGTCGCTGAACTTTCCGATTCCAACCCGCAGGCCAGGCGCTGGGCGGCGCGCGATCTGGCCGCCTTTCCCGATGCTTCCGCCGCCCTGGCGGCGCGGCTATTCAAGGAAACCGATGCCGCGGTACGCGAAGCCATCCTCACCAGTCTCACCCTGATCGGCAACCGCACGGCGGTCGAGGGCTTGGTCGAATGCCTGCGCAGCGAGGATGCCGGCTTGCGCAACGAAGCGATCGAGGCGATGAAAAATCTGCCCGAGGCGGTGGCACCGATCATGGCGGGGCTATTGGCCGACCCGGACCCGGATGTGCGCATCTTCGCGGTGAATGTGCTCGAAAGCCTGCGTCACCCCGACGTCGAGCAGTGGCTGATCGAAGTGATCAGCGAAGATGAGCACGTCAACGTCTGCGCCACCGCCGTCGACCTCTTGGGCGAGGTCGGCAGCGAGGCGGCCGTGCCGGCGCTCGAAGCGCTCAAAACGCGCTTTGCCGGCGAACCCTACATCGCCTTCACGGCCGATCTAGCCTTGAAACGCATCCGCGGAGGCTAA
- the cheB gene encoding chemotaxis-specific protein-glutamate methyltransferase CheB has translation MAIKLLIVDDSALMRRQLTQIFEADGGFEIRAARNGQEAIEENLAWQPDVITLDINMPVMDGITALSHIMATRPVPVVMVSSLTEKGAMATFEALALGAVDYIAKPGGTISLSIGEIERELVAKVKAAARAKLKAGGVAGGRGLTEKLREERKAAAKPAFVRRSVAAEEAEGLVLIGVSTGGPSTLEEILPRLPADYPFPIVIAQHMPASFTGPFAARMNSLCALDVVEANKPMELRPGTIYLGKGGADVVIANRAGKLMVLPKPENPNFLWHPSVEVLGRSALEHCEASALTGVMLTGMGYDGADAFTEIKKQGGRTIAESEDSAVVFGMPKELIERSGATLVLPVHKIATQLVSWARN, from the coding sequence ATGGCCATCAAGCTCCTCATCGTCGACGACTCGGCGCTGATGCGCCGGCAACTGACGCAGATCTTCGAAGCCGACGGCGGCTTCGAGATACGCGCGGCGCGCAATGGCCAGGAAGCGATTGAGGAAAACCTTGCCTGGCAGCCGGATGTCATCACGCTCGACATCAACATGCCGGTGATGGACGGCATTACCGCGCTGTCGCACATCATGGCCACGCGGCCGGTGCCGGTGGTGATGGTGTCCTCGCTCACCGAGAAGGGGGCGATGGCCACCTTTGAAGCGCTGGCCTTGGGCGCGGTGGATTACATCGCCAAGCCCGGCGGCACGATTTCGCTCTCCATCGGCGAGATCGAGCGCGAGCTGGTGGCCAAGGTGAAGGCGGCGGCCCGCGCCAAACTCAAGGCGGGCGGGGTGGCCGGTGGGCGCGGCCTGACCGAAAAACTGCGCGAGGAGCGCAAGGCGGCCGCCAAACCCGCCTTCGTGCGCCGCAGCGTGGCGGCGGAAGAGGCCGAGGGTCTGGTGCTGATCGGTGTGTCCACCGGCGGGCCATCGACGCTGGAGGAAATCCTGCCCCGCCTGCCCGCCGACTACCCGTTTCCCATCGTCATTGCCCAGCACATGCCGGCCTCCTTCACCGGGCCTTTCGCCGCACGCATGAACAGCCTGTGCGCCCTCGATGTCGTGGAAGCCAACAAGCCGATGGAGCTTCGGCCCGGCACCATCTACCTCGGCAAGGGCGGCGCCGACGTGGTGATCGCCAACCGTGCCGGGAAACTGATGGTGCTGCCCAAGCCTGAGAACCCCAATTTTCTCTGGCACCCTTCGGTGGAAGTCCTCGGCCGCTCGGCCCTTGAACATTGCGAGGCGTCTGCCCTCACCGGCGTCATGCTCACCGGCATGGGCTACGACGGCGCCGACGCCTTCACCGAGATCAAGAAACAGGGCGGCCGCACCATCGCCGAGTCGGAAGACTCCGCCGTCGTATTCGGCATGCCCAAGGAACTGATCGAACGCAGCGGCGCTACGCTCGTGCTGCCCGTCCACAAAATCGCTACCCAGCTCGTGAGCTGGGCGCGTAATTGA
- a CDS encoding chemotaxis protein CheW has protein sequence MTENVLEKPPVANAAEDAVSDTRQFVVFLVGEEVFAVDMAPVQEIIRVPEIVRVPLAPASLEGLANLRGKVLPIVSLRRIFGFAEKDFDDATRAVVIDMGQPLGFVVDRVASVINVEPESIEGVEEIRSTVDSDLLTGILKDAGGFPMVMVLDFGQLIAREFAAIAALTKSAAGLTAASTGAPHETDEEAASDELQLVSFSVEGQEYAVEIERVQEIVQVPETIVHVPNALASVLGLMNLRDRLLPLVSLRSLFGLPTRALDEKSRIVVIGLGAAAVGVVTDSVSEVLRVPKQAVEAMPALLAREGNMGDIGQMCRLDGGKRLVSIIAVDHMFAHTAVKEALKTVETNNSSDSERLEASELEADDEEQVVVFQLAAGEFGVAIESVQEIVRVPEELTHVPKAPSFVEGVINLRGSVLPVIDQRKRLDLPPIERNERQRIMVFMLGGVRTGFIVDAVTEVLKIPKSAIEAAPNLSSEQSRLLGRVANLEKQKRMIQLIDPAHLIDEVDQFQLAALG, from the coding sequence ATGACAGAAAATGTGCTGGAAAAACCGCCTGTCGCAAATGCGGCGGAAGACGCCGTAAGCGATACCCGGCAGTTCGTGGTCTTTCTCGTCGGCGAGGAGGTCTTTGCCGTGGACATGGCGCCGGTGCAGGAGATCATCCGCGTGCCGGAGATCGTGCGCGTGCCGCTCGCGCCGGCCTCGCTGGAGGGACTCGCCAATCTGCGCGGCAAGGTGTTGCCCATCGTCTCCTTGCGCCGGATTTTCGGCTTCGCCGAAAAAGACTTTGATGATGCCACCCGCGCCGTGGTGATCGACATGGGCCAGCCGCTCGGCTTCGTCGTCGACCGCGTCGCCAGCGTGATCAATGTCGAGCCGGAGAGCATCGAAGGCGTCGAGGAGATTCGCAGCACCGTCGATAGCGACTTGCTCACTGGCATCCTCAAGGATGCGGGGGGCTTCCCGATGGTGATGGTGCTCGATTTCGGACAGCTCATTGCCCGCGAATTTGCCGCCATTGCGGCGCTCACGAAAAGCGCCGCCGGCCTCACGGCCGCATCGACTGGCGCTCCGCATGAGACCGACGAGGAGGCCGCCAGCGACGAACTGCAGCTGGTGAGCTTCAGCGTCGAGGGCCAGGAGTACGCGGTGGAGATCGAGCGGGTGCAGGAGATCGTGCAGGTGCCCGAGACCATCGTTCATGTGCCGAATGCGCTGGCGAGCGTCCTGGGGCTGATGAATCTGCGCGACCGGCTGCTGCCGCTGGTCTCTTTACGCAGCCTGTTCGGCCTGCCGACGCGCGCGCTCGACGAGAAAAGCCGCATCGTGGTGATCGGCTTGGGCGCGGCGGCGGTCGGTGTGGTGACCGACAGCGTATCCGAAGTGCTGCGCGTGCCGAAACAGGCGGTCGAGGCCATGCCGGCGCTTTTGGCGCGTGAGGGCAACATGGGCGACATCGGCCAGATGTGCCGGCTCGATGGCGGCAAGCGTCTGGTGTCGATCATCGCCGTGGATCACATGTTTGCGCACACGGCAGTCAAGGAGGCATTGAAAACGGTGGAAACCAACAACAGTTCTGACAGTGAGCGCCTAGAAGCCAGCGAACTCGAGGCCGACGACGAAGAGCAGGTGGTGGTGTTTCAACTGGCGGCCGGCGAATTCGGCGTCGCCATCGAGAGCGTGCAGGAAATCGTGCGCGTGCCCGAGGAGCTCACCCACGTACCCAAGGCGCCTTCCTTTGTCGAGGGGGTGATCAACCTGCGCGGCTCGGTGCTGCCGGTGATCGACCAGAGAAAGCGCCTCGACCTGCCACCCATCGAGCGCAACGAACGCCAGCGCATCATGGTCTTCATGCTGGGCGGCGTACGCACCGGCTTCATCGTCGATGCGGTCACCGAGGTGCTGAAAATCCCCAAGAGCGCCATCGAGGCCGCGCCCAACCTCTCCAGCGAACAGTCCCGCCTGCTGGGCCGGGTGGCGAACCTGGAAAAGCAAAAGCGCATGATTCAGCTCATCGACCCGGCGCACCTCATCGACGAGGTGGACCAGTTCCAATTGGCGGCACTGGGATAA